DNA from Rubripirellula lacrimiformis:
GCAGCCGCGTCAGCCGATATGTGCATAGCTACAACAGCGATGGCACCGTCGCGGCTAATATCCAAGAGAAACCACGCGATGTGTTTGACCGTGTCTTCGGCGTACTCGAAGGCGCCTCGGACCACGGGGAGCGGCGCCTAAAACGCAGCGTTCTAGATGCGGTGGTCGACCAATACAAATTTTACACCGGCGCAAACTCGCCTCTTTCGGCCGCATCGCGAGGCCGCATCGCTGACCACTTGGACCGGATCCGCGAATACGAACAACGGGCGTTCGAAGTCCGACAATTGGATCCCGACGGACCGGCCTACCCTGCACCGTCCAACCTCGCCCACGGTGGCAAAGCCGACCCCGGCGGCGAAGGCATCGACATGGAACTGGACCAATTAACCGCCGAATGGAGATTGCAGGCCGACCTGTACGCGCTGGCCATCGAACTGGATCGCACTCGATTCGGATCGTTGACGTTCTTAGCCGCCGGCGAACGACTGCGGATCAAGGGCGACTATCAATACGATGGTCGCCTGATCCATACCTTCGACGATTCGTCTCAATTGGGCCGCGGTGGATCGGCCGGCTGCAGCCACGAATGGTGGCATAAGTTCAACGAAAAGAAAAAGAACGAACAGCTGCGTGCCCATGCCCACATGAAGATGCGCGAAGTCGCCTACTTCCTTTCTCGCTTGGACGAAACCACCGAAGCCAACGGAAAGACCATTCTGGAAAACAGCTGTATCACGATTAGCACGGAATCGGGCGATGGCCGTCACAGCGATGTCAAACGGGAACTCTCGGGTGTTTTCCACGCCATCACATCCGCCGGTGGCCGATTCAAAACCGGCCAAATCATGGACGTCGGACACGAGGGCATCGATGTCTACAACACGATGCTGGAACGCATGGGTGCCGACGACCGGCTAGGGCCCGCGGAGCGTGAAATGCAACGGGTGGAAAAGATCCTTGCCTAGCAACGTGCGTGAAAAAAGTGGTCGACCAGTCCTTAGCGGTCTGCTAGATCCACTGTTTCAGCGTCTGCAGGTCGGTCTTCATCGCCTTCAAGTGGTCGGGGACAAGTTCCGGCTTGCGATGGTCCAAGTACTCTTCATGCAACGAGATCGGTCCATCGAACTCACCTAGCTTCATCGCCTGGATCGCTTCTTTGCCGACGCGACCTTCGCCCAACGGGACGTTGATCAACCGATTGCCATCCCACTTGAAATCTTTGATGTACATCGCGCCGATGTGTGGCCGGATCAGTTCCAAAGCCACGGGCCATGACATCCCGCCTTCGGCGATCCCGTGCCGAATGTCATAGGCCACGCCGAGGTCGGATTTTGCGATCCCTTGCAGCCCAAGGTGCAAATCCCAGATCGGTGCGCCAAAGTAATTCTTGCCCGCGTGGTTCTGGTACAGCCCCTGGATGCCGTAGCTATGGTTCAGGGCCGCCAAATCTTGCAGGCCCGGCCGCCACTGTTGGATTTGATCAGCGATGTTCTGGTTCAGATCGTACTTCAGGTACTCCATCCGATAGCGTTGGATGCCGAGCGTCGCCGCCGTCCGCAACACACGCTTGGTCAACGGATCGCTTGCGTCCCGAATGTCGGTGGTGATCAACAACACCTTCAGTCCGCGTTTGTCCAACGCCTCGACCAAGCGGGGCAGATCATCTTCGACCTTCTCTGGCTCGACATTTCCGCCCGGTCGCACCGGTGCTTCAATGCCATCGAAACCGGCTTCGGCCAACACGTCGGCCATTTCATCAAACGAGATCGAATTCAGTGGCTTGGTGAACACGCCGATCGGCGCCACGGGTGGTTTGACGTCCTGACTATCGCTTGTCGCTTGACCTTGCTTCTGGTCCGCGGACGCGGAATCTGCAGAGACGAACATTGATGCGGCGGCAGTGGCGGACGCGGCGGCAAGAAAATCACGGCGAGAACGGATGGGAGACATCAAATGCAGCTCTTTCAGGGGGCGGGCGGGGCAGAAGCGGTCAAAACGGCGAGGCCCCCATCATGACCCGGCGGCTGCGGCATGTCAGCCAACTGCCGCTGGCAATCGGCAAACAAAATTCAAATCCAACAAATTTCTGTTCTCCGTGCAAATTTTCTGGTCGGCGACAAATTCTAGGAAACATGGAACTTTTAGAGAACTTCGCGAAGCTTCGAACGTTTCAGGTACTGCAACCGTTGTAGCCGGACAGCTATCGCGAAGGTTCGCAGCGAAATCAGAAGTGAGCAAATGGCGGCTATGCCGAACGTTTTTGCCATTTCGCCTTCCGTAGCTTCTTCTGAGTTGTCTTCTTCGCGACGCTCTTTCGCCGCTAAATCCCCGTCTATTTGGGGGTTCCTCTTATCCCAAAAAAATCGACAATCCTCACCCAATCGGCGGGTGCCGGTTTTGCTTTCCTGGGGCGTCGTAATTACCCTTTCACGTCGGCGAGCGTTCTGTGCTGCGCCATTAGCACACGACTTTTTCAGCGTTCGTATCCATTTCTAGTTTTCATCCTGCAGAGTTTTCCCACCCATGGTCCAACTTCGACCAACCGCGAAAACGCGGCGCCAGCTTCGTACCGAAAAACGACGTTTGCAATTGGAGTCGCTTGAGCGGCGAGAACTTTTGGCAGCCGAAATCATCGGCACAACCGGCTTAGAACCCCACGCAGTTTTTGCTCCCGATACGCCGCAAAGCTACATCGATCAATGGGAACAGGAACACGGAAACGCGCCGGTCCCGGACGGATTTGTCGGTCCGATCAACCTTTCCAGTTCGCGGTGGACCAACCCCACCGGCGGAGTGAGCCCAGAGATCGGCGACGGAGCGACAATTTCGTGGAGCTTCATTCCTGACAACACGTTGGTTGCCGGGGACGCTGCGCCAGCCGGCAGCGATCTGATCGCGTTTCTAGACGGTATCTATGGCGGAACCGGAAACAGCACGATCGAAACCAAACCATGGTTCCCGTTGTTCCAGAACGTGTTCGACGAATGGGAAACGAATTCGGGACTGACATTCGTCTACGAACCCAACGACGACGGTGCTGCACAGGGTGGCAACGCCGTTGGCGAGATCGGCGTGCGCGGGGACATTCGAATTGGTGGTGCCAATATCGATGGCAACTACAACACGCTGGCCTACAACTTCATTCCCACCGGCGGTGGAAATAGCGGTGTGGACGGGGACATGGTCATCGACACCGCCGACATTTTCTATGCCAACAATTCCAATGGTGCCGGCGGCGAAAATCGTGGTCTTCACAACGTGCTGATGCACGAAGTCGGTCACGGACTGGGCCTGTTGCACGTCGAACCTGTCAACCAAACCAAGTTGATGGAACCGTCGGTCAATTTTTCGTTCCTCGGTGCCCAGCATGACGACAAGCTGGCGATCCAAAGCCTGTATGGCGACCGATTCAGCGACAACAACTCCCAAGCCAACGCTACCGATCTAGGGCAGGTCAACGCGGCTTCGATTCATGCCACGAATGTATCGATCGACAGCAATAGTGACATCGACTGGTACAGTTTCGACGCCGAAGCGGGTGAATTGCTGACATTGGCGATCACGCCGTCGGGCGAAGCCTACAGCGTCGGGGCCCAGGGCGGATCGGCCAGCGACGTGGATTCCCGATCCAACAGCGACCTGCGTTTCGAACTGTACACCCCCTCGGGCGACCTGATCGTATCGCAGAATGCTGCTGCCGAAGGTGAACCCGAATATGCGTCCTCGATTGCGCTGTTGGAATCCGGCAAGTACACCGTCGGTGTGTTTGGCAGTTCCAGTCGCGGTGCGAACTCGGGCGAGAACTCGCAAACCCAGTTCTACAGTTTGACGGTCCAGCAGTCGCAGTTGACGGACCCATCCCTGATCGCGGTGGCCCCGAACAATGGCGAACTGTTTGACCTGGATCCGACCGATCAATCCAGCAATTTCCGCGAATTGGCGCCCACCGAACTGACCCTGACCTTCGGCGGCACCCACGCGATCGATGCGTCAACTCTGGACGCGATTACGGTCCAATACAGCGAGTCCGGGAACTTTGTGTTGGACGCCGTTGACGTCAACATTGGCTACATCGGATTGGACGCCAGCGGACGAAATGCGATCGTGCGATTTGCCGAAAATCTCAGCGACGGCTTCTATCAGCTATCGGTTTCATCCGAATTGTCCAGCGTTGCCGGCATTCCGTTTCTGCCCAGTTCACCAGAGCCGGTACCCGGTGCCCCGTTGCAAACGCGAGAAGTGATCAGCTTCGAGATCGAACTCGGCGCCAAGGTCATTGCTGTCGTTGCGCAGCCGATCGTTGGTGGGTCTGCGAACCTTCGTGAAATCGACGTCTACTTTGACGACGCAGATCTATTCCGCCCTGGATCCACGATTGCAAACCCGAGTTTTTATCAGCTCGTTGACACACAAAACACTGCGACGACCGAGGATGATGTCCTTGCGATGCCCCAATCGATCGCTGTCGACTCGGTCGCTCGGAAAGTCACGCTGACCTTCGCCGCGGATCTAGACGCCTACGTTGACCCGGGCGACACGCTGCGGCTTCGCGTTGGTGACAACACGGATTTCACCAACATCAACGTCACCAGGCAGTCGATTCCAACCGACGCAGGCCTGACCAAGACCACCGCGGCCGCCGTCACATCCGCAGCGACTGGCAGCTGGTCGACCGTGATCACCGGTCAAGCGATCCGAAACTTCGGCGCAATCCAGGTCAATCCGATGGTGGACGATGCCGGATCCCGAAGTGATCCCGGTCATCGCGATATCGAGATCGAAGGTCACTTTCTATCGCCAGGTTCGATCGATGGTGACAACAGTGTCACAACCATCGCCTACACGTTCTTGCGAAACACACCGTACGGATCGAACAGTCAGGGCGATCCGCTGTTCAATCAAATGAACGCGGAACAAGAGAAGCGTTTCCTAGAGATTTTGGATTTGTACAGTGCCCAATTGGGGATCGACTTCGTCGAAACGGAAACCTTTGGCTTGCGTCTGATCGTTGGTGACTTGTCGACAGCCGACCCGACTGTCGTCAGCGGACCGGGCGGCACAGCGGGCTTGGGCGGCCCAGGCGGCGTCACGATGGATGCACTCGATTTCACGACCTCGCAGTCGAATCAGTTCGGTGCAGGTTTCTTCAATGTGGCACTCCACGAAATCGGCCATGCCATTGGGCTGGGCCACTCGTACGAACTATCCCCTGGGACGGTTCAAGGATCCACTGGCCAATACCCTGATCCGGAACGAACCGGCCCCGGCACCGAGTGGGCATTCCCCAGCGCCAACGACATCGTTCACGGTATCCATTTGCACCAACGTGAATCGTTGGACGTTGACCTCTACAAAGTCAGCGTCGCCGAAACGGGCATATTGAAGGCACAGACTTTTGCCCAACGGTTGCCCAGCGCCAGCTTGCTGGACACGCGTTTGTCGCTGTACCAAGAAGACGCCAGCGGCAAACTGGTTTTGGTCTCGGCCAATGAAGACTACTTCGGGGCGGATTCCTTCATCGAGTACTCCGTCACGGCCGGTGACTACTACGTCGGTGTATCGTCCGAAGGCAATTCATTGTTCGACCCCAATTCGGGTTTGACGGCCGCCGGGGGTACCAGCGAAGGCAGCTACGAATTGCGAGTCGATTTTAAGAGCGAAGCGGCAACCGCCATGGTCGACGCGGCGGGAACCCGGATCGACGGTGACCGCGATGGTTCGCAGGGGGGCATCTACGACTTCTGGTTCGAACCGGTCGACACAACCACCATTTTCGTCAACAAGCTTGGCGGAACCGGTGTCGGCCCGCTGGGATCGCTTACGAATCCCTACACCGATATTCCTGCTGCACTAGCGGCTGCCGAAGCCGCCGTCGCTGCCAACGACGGCGTCGTGGTTCGACTATTGCCTAACGGCGGTGTCGACGCAGACGTCATGACCGCCGGCGATAATCTGGCCTATGAAATCGGCGTCATACCGTCGATCAACGACACGCTGGACGATGGTCGCAACCTGACACTGCCTCGCGGGGTCCATTTGGTCGTCGACGCCGGCGTGATCATGAAGTTCTTGGACGCTCGGATTTCGGTCGGTAGCGATGACGACGGGAACGACCGTAGCGAAGGATCGATTTCGGTTCAGGGCACACCCGATCTACCGGTCTACTTCACCAGTTACAACGACACCACGCTAGGATCCAACAGCAACATCTTCGGCAGTGCAGTCCAACGGGGTGATTGGGGGGGGATCGAAATCCGTAGTGACGTCGACCGCCTGCAAGGCCGCAACGACCTATCCCGCCAAGGGATTTTCCAGAACTACGTCAATCACGCACAGTTCTCCTACGGCGGTGGTGAAGTCTCCACGGTCGGCCGCACCATTGACCCGATTCACCTATCCGATTCGCGTCCCGAACTGTCGTACAACATGATCGTGCGCAGCAGCGGTGCAGCGATGTCGGCCGACCCGAACGCCTTTGAAGTCACCACGTTCGCCGAACCGCGATTCCAAAGTTTTTCAATTTCCGGAGACGGATTCTCGACCGATTATGACCGCGTGGGACCGAGCATCTTCGGCAACCTGTTCGACGAGAATTCAACCAACGGCATCTTCGTGCGGATCGACACGCCCGCCGGTGGTGGGCTAGAAACGCTTCGCGTGACCGCTCGCTTTGACGATACCGACATCGTCCATGTATTGGGCGAAAACCTGTTGATCGACGGCAACGCGGGGGGCCCGATCCAAGTTTCACGTCGCCCCAGCCCGATCATTGGATTGGCAGTCGCCAGTGGCGGGGCACTGACCGCCGGCAATTATCAATACAGTTACACGTTTGTCGATCAGTTTGGGTTCGAAAGTCCCGGATCGGTTGTCCAGCAGATCAACGCCGTGGCTGCGAATTCACAGATCGATCTGACGAACATTCCGGTCGCCAGCGAGCAATATGTTGCTAGACGGCTGTACCGCAGCGTCGGCGGCAGCCCGTTTACGCTGGTCGCCGAGCTGGATAAATCGTCGCGTGACTACACCGACAATTTGACCACGCCGGCCATCGGGGCACCGACGATGGATCCCACTAACGCCGCTGTGATCCATAGTCGGCCCGACGGCACGCTGGTCGTTGATCCGGGCACGCTGATCAAGAATCGCGGCGCCCGTATTCAGCTTGGATTCGGCGCGACGTTGATCGCCGAAGGGATCGAAGGGAAAGAAATTGTTCTGACAGCACGCGCCGATGATCGTTACGGTGCCGGCGGAACGTTCGATACCAACGGGAACGGAGCCAGCGTCGGTGCACCCGCGGCCTGGGCTGGTATTTATGCGTCACCAACGAGTCGGCTGAGTATCGATCATACCTACGTCGCATTCGCCGGTGGTACCACCGGTGTGAATGGCGGTACAGCCTCGTTCAACCCGATTCAAATCCACCAAGCCGACGCCCGCATCGCAAACTCGGTCTTCGAAGACAACGCCGATGGAACCGGCGTTTCCCAAGGAGATGCGCGCCGCGACTTTGCTCCGAACGCCGCTGCAACGATCTATGTCACCAACGCCCAGCCCACCTTCGTCGGCAACACGCTGATCAATAACGAGGGTTCCGCGTTCAACATCAACGTCAATTCGATGAACGCGGACTTTGTCACCGACCTAGGTCGTCAGACAGGCGCCGTCGCAATATACGAAACGCCGCCCGCCAACAACGGCCCCGTGCTGCGTGGCAACCGGATGTCGGGCAATGGTGTCAATGGTGTCACCATCCGCGGGGAAGTCCTCACCACCGAAGTGGTCTGGGACGACACGGACATTGTCCACGTGCTTCGAAACGACATCGAAATTCCTGACCTGCACACCTACGGTGGCATGCGGATGGAAAGCAGTTCCAACGAGGCCTTGGTGGTCAAGGCAGAGAACGCCGAAATCTTGGCGACGGGTCGATCATTGGACATCGATGATCGAATTGGTGGCCGCCTGATCGTGTTGGGGCAACCTGGATTCCCGGTCGTGATCACGGCCTTGAACGACGCCACCGTCGGTGCCGGGTTCTCACCAACGGGATCCGCCCAACTAGAAACCGTCGCGCCCACCAACGGGCCGACACCGGGATCATGGCAAGGGTTGAAATTCGATTCGTACAGCCATGACCGAAACGTGGCGACCGCAATCGAGCGAGAAGGATCGGTCAGTGGACTCAGCGATTCCAACGGCGACATTGGCGTGCAACAAGACCTTGGGTTGCTGGCTGCGAATGAAAAGTCGGGCGACGAAAACATTCGCTTAGGTTTCACCGTTCATGGTGCGATCGCAGCGGACTTCGACAAGGAC
Protein-coding regions in this window:
- a CDS encoding DUF1552 domain-containing protein encodes the protein MDHSRFSRRCWLRGAGASIIGLPFLEEMAIGAGPAATVVPTRSFNVFFGLGIPAPLQTEGFDGVLEPLRPLADKLLIMRNIDQVRCDESGINAHFDGASGAFTATPPDGEAKAGGASIDQVIRKSAYPDGLPPSVVPTLVAGTFFRRSRVSRYVHSYNSDGTVAANIQEKPRDVFDRVFGVLEGASDHGERRLKRSVLDAVVDQYKFYTGANSPLSAASRGRIADHLDRIREYEQRAFEVRQLDPDGPAYPAPSNLAHGGKADPGGEGIDMELDQLTAEWRLQADLYALAIELDRTRFGSLTFLAAGERLRIKGDYQYDGRLIHTFDDSSQLGRGGSAGCSHEWWHKFNEKKKNEQLRAHAHMKMREVAYFLSRLDETTEANGKTILENSCITISTESGDGRHSDVKRELSGVFHAITSAGGRFKTGQIMDVGHEGIDVYNTMLERMGADDRLGPAEREMQRVEKILA
- a CDS encoding sugar phosphate isomerase/epimerase family protein; translation: MSPIRSRRDFLAAASATAAASMFVSADSASADQKQGQATSDSQDVKPPVAPIGVFTKPLNSISFDEMADVLAEAGFDGIEAPVRPGGNVEPEKVEDDLPRLVEALDKRGLKVLLITTDIRDASDPLTKRVLRTAATLGIQRYRMEYLKYDLNQNIADQIQQWRPGLQDLAALNHSYGIQGLYQNHAGKNYFGAPIWDLHLGLQGIAKSDLGVAYDIRHGIAEGGMSWPVALELIRPHIGAMYIKDFKWDGNRLINVPLGEGRVGKEAIQAMKLGEFDGPISLHEEYLDHRKPELVPDHLKAMKTDLQTLKQWI